A window of the Penaeus monodon isolate SGIC_2016 chromosome 38, NSTDA_Pmon_1, whole genome shotgun sequence genome harbors these coding sequences:
- the LOC119596830 gene encoding zinc finger-containing ubiquitin peptidase 1-like (The sequence of the model RefSeq protein was modified relative to this genomic sequence to represent the inferred CDS: added 33 bases not found in genome assembly), with protein sequence MREQQEFSLLRAQYGMDNEGNFSQQSLTNMQRAVYAGEMTVADYYERQIELKIAEKNGVDDGRACSKGLLGAIKAVSESSNNVRAAHFCTTVDHYGSTYGDRGWGCGYRNIQMLFSSLQHHTGYYSRLFSGPNVMPSISQLQRLIEQAWRNGFDPQGCEQLGGKLWNTRKWIGATEVVTLLSSFRIKCHLIDCHRPTGADGTHPELFRWCLEYFSKPAEFKPPIYLQHQGHSRTIIGVEQLGGNEGGLRLLVLDPSHSPTQMSQLLHTQTAPAGMRLLRKPLSSMRAKQYQMVIVVGLMETEQEYKQSKILQASTRIPKD encoded by the exons GCACAGTACGGCATGGATAATGAGGGTAACTTCTCACAACAATCTCTCACCAACATGCAGAGAGCGGTTTATGCTGGAGAGATGACAGTGGCCGACTATTATGAGAGACAGATTGAGCTGAAGATCGCTGAGAaaaatggtgttgatgatggaaGAGCTTGTTCAAAAg GTCTTCTTGGGGCAATAAAAGCTGTAAGTGAAAGCAGTAACAATGTTCGTGCTGCACATTTCTGCACCACTGTTGACCACTACGGCTCGACATATGGGGATCGAGGCTGGGGTTGCGGCTACAG AAACATCCAGATGCTGTTCAGTTCATTACAGCACCACACAGGCTActattctcgtctcttctctggaCCAAATGTCATGCCTTCTATATCACAGCTCCAGAGACTAATTGAACAAGCATGGAGAAACGGCTTTGATCCTCAG GGATGTGAGCAGTTAGGAGGAAAGCTGTGGAATACAAGAAAATGGATAGGTGCTACAGAAGTGGTAACTTTGCTCTCATCCTTTAGAATCAA ATGCCACCTTATAGACTGCCATCGACCAACAGGAGCAGATGGGACACATCCAGAGTTGTTCCGATGGTGCCTTGAATATTTTTCCAAACCTGCAGAGTTCAAGCCTCCTATTTATCTTCAGCATCAGG GACACAGTCGAACAATCATTGGGGTAGAACAGctgggaggaaatgagggaggactACGGTTACTGGTCTTGGACCCCTCGCATTCCCCCACTCAGATGTCACAGCTCCTTCACACACAGACAGCTCCAGCAGGGATGAGGCTACTTCGGAAGCCTCTCTCAAGCATGAGGGCCAAGCAGTATCAGATGGTCATAGTAGTTGGCCTTATGGAAACAGAGCAAGAATATAAG cAAAGCAAAATTCTTCAAGCATCAACCAGGATACCCAAAGATTGA
- the LOC119596831 gene encoding zinc finger-containing ubiquitin peptidase 1-like (The sequence of the model RefSeq protein was modified relative to this genomic sequence to represent the inferred CDS: added 51 bases not found in genome assembly) — MAAKMPEALYSCEVCGQEGLTDDDLRSHMLLAHLEGTASCPFCDLGDISPEEMVHHVNIAHLDYLSPQDESLEETLMITNGFGDHVLIDSIFRKGRVSNAAMDNHVPVITVEDDDNDNYNANLSPSHGKGGSPGNQGSPARAQLSLNLNQLDRRNRLASPGVRSPLIDTRVTQCPICGMKEPSPAKLEEHVNRAHFDLTSPSFPSVTPQEEVSLTCPLCMKQFECSPDLELHVNIEHKDILSPAKSTVATPVESEGSDIGSC; from the coding sequence ATGGCTGCCAAGATGCCGGAGGCGTTGTATTCGTGCGAGGTGTGCGGGCAAGAGGGCCTCACGGACGACGACCTGCGCTCACACATGCTCCTAGCGCACCTGGAGGGCACCGCCTCCTGCCCCTTCTGCGACCTCGGAGACATCAGTCCGGAGGAGATGGTCCACCACGTCAACATCGCCCATTTGGACTACTTGAGTCCCCAGGACGAGTCGCTGGAGGAGACGTTGATGATCACCAATGGGTTCGGTGACCACGTGTTAATCGACAGCATTTTCAGAAAAGGCCGAGTAAGCAATGCCGCGATGGACAATCATGTGCCTGTGATCACGGTGGaggacgatgataacgataactataaTGCCAACCTAAGCCCTTCGCACGGCAAGGGAGGGAGCCCCGGCAACCAGGGGTCTCCCGCCCGTGCTCAACTCTCCCTCAACCTCAATCAGCTGGACAGACGGAACAGACTGGCCAGCCCCGGGGTGCGCAGCCCCCTGATCGACACCAGAGTCACCCAGTGTCCGATCTGCGGCATGAAGGAGCCCTCGCCGGCCAAGTTGGAGGAGCACGTCAACAGAGCCCACTTCGACCTGAcctccccgtccttcccctcTGTCACGCCGCAGGAGGAGGTGTCGCTCACGTGCCCGCTGTGCATGAAGCAGTTCGAGTGCAGCCCGGACCTGGAGCTGCACGTGAACATAGAACACAAAGATATCCTCAGTCCGGCCAAG